The Streptomyces sp. cg36 genomic interval GCTGTACACGGTCAGCTGGACGGTGATCCAGATTCCCGGCAGCACCCAGTGCTGCCACAGTCCGGCCGTCATCGGCACAGCTCCTTGGCGGTGAGGGTGGTCATCTCGGCCCGGGTGAAGCCGAACGGCCGCATGATCCGGAAGAGTTCGCCGCTGTCGCGCATCTTGTGGATCTCGCGGTTGAAGGCGTCGCGCAGCGCGGTGTCGGTGGGGCGGAAGGCGAAGCCGCCGCCGTCGATCTTCCTCTTGCCGTCGACGACGGCGGCGAAGGGCGCGGTGGCCTCGGCGCGGCTGCTCTTCCTGACGACCGCGCGGGTGGTCAGGGCGGTCCCGGCGAACACGTCGACGCGGCCGGACTCCACCGCGTTCAACCCGGCGACCTGGTCCTGGAGGATCACGATGTCCTTCTCCGGGATCCCGGCGGCGACCGCGTACCGGATCTCGGCGTAGCCGGCACCGGTGGCGAAGCGGGCCCGGGTGCGCACCACGTCGGCGTAGTCGCGCAGGCCCTTGGGGTTGCCCCTGCGCACGATGAACGCGTCGAGCATCTGGTACTCGGGGTCGGCGAACAGGACCTGCGCGCAGCGCTCCTTGGTGAGGTACATCCCCGCCGAGACGACGTCGAACTGCTGCGAGTTGAGGCCCGGGATCAGGGAGGAGAAGTCGGTGGCGACCGGCTGGACATGGCCTATGCCGAGCCGCTTGAAGATCACCTTGGCGAGTTCGGGGGCCTCCCCGGTGAACTCGCCGTCCTCGTCGACATAGCCGTACGGCACCTCCCCGGCGATCCCCAGCCGGACCGACCCCTGCGATCTGAGCCGGCCCAGCGCGTCGCCGTCGGGCACCCGGGAGCAGCCGGCGGCGCCGAGCGCGGCGGCGGCCCCGGTGGCCAGAATCGTTCGTCGTGCAATTGATCGAGCCATGGCGGCGCCGCTACCCCGGTTCCGCGCCGCCATGCGTGCCGGGCTCAGCCCTCCAGCGCGTGGGCCGCCCGCAGCACCAGGTCGTCGCGGTGCCGGGCGGCCACCAGCTGCAGTCCGACGGGCAGGCCCGCCCGGTCCGTTCCGACCGGGACCGTGAGGGCGGGCTGGCCGGTCAGGTTGAAGGGGTACGTGAACGGGGTCCACCCGGTCCAGCGGCGCAGCCCCGACCCCTTGGGCACCTCCGCGCCCGCCTCGAACGCGGTGATCGGCAGCGCCGGGGTGACCAGCAGGTCGTGGGTGAGGTGGAAGCGGGCCATCCGGTGGCCGAGCACAGCCCGGACCTCGGAAGCGGCCAGGTAGTCCCGGGCCGCGTACCGCTCGCCCTGCTCGGCTGTCTCGCGCAGCCCCGGGTCGAGCGCGGCCCGCCGCTCGGTCGGCAGCGCGGCGACCACCCGGGCCGCGCCCGCGAACCACAGGGTGTGGAAGGCGGCCACCGGGTCCGCGAAGTCCGGGTCGGCCTCCTCCACGTACGCGCCGAGCCCGGCCAGCCGGGTCACCGCCGCCCGGACCGCCGCCGCGACCTCGGGGTGGACGGCGACCTGGCCGCCGAAGGACGGCGAGTAGGCGATCCGCAGGCCCTTCACGCCGTCGGCGAGGGCCGGTGCGACCGGCCCGGCCGCCGGGCCCGCCGACCAGTCGCGCCAGTCGGCCCCGGCGATCACGTCGAGCAGCAGGGCGGTGTCCGCCGCGTCCCTGGCCAGCGGCCCGGCTGTGGCGATCGAGCCGAACGGGCTCGGCGGGAAGAGCGGCACCCGCCCGTGGGTGGGCTTCAGCCCGACCACTCCGCAGAACGCGGCCGGGATGCGCACCGAGCCGCCCCCGTCCGTGCCGATGGAGAGCGGGCCCGCGCCGGCCGCCACCGCCGCCGCGCTGCCGCCGCTGG includes:
- the ehuB gene encoding ectoine/hydroxyectoine ABC transporter substrate-binding protein EhuB — translated: MARSIARRTILATGAAAALGAAGCSRVPDGDALGRLRSQGSVRLGIAGEVPYGYVDEDGEFTGEAPELAKVIFKRLGIGHVQPVATDFSSLIPGLNSQQFDVVSAGMYLTKERCAQVLFADPEYQMLDAFIVRRGNPKGLRDYADVVRTRARFATGAGYAEIRYAVAAGIPEKDIVILQDQVAGLNAVESGRVDVFAGTALTTRAVVRKSSRAEATAPFAAVVDGKRKIDGGGFAFRPTDTALRDAFNREIHKMRDSGELFRIMRPFGFTRAEMTTLTAKELCR
- a CDS encoding amidase, producing the protein MTEPTTGRTSLADLTARQLLAGYGKGDFSPLDAVRAVLARIDEVEPRINAFVRVDAEQAVAQAEASAARWRAGEPQGLLDGVPVSVKDALPVAGGPTLRGSLAPPGPGPWDVDAPAAARLREHGAVFLGKTTMPEFGWKGVTDSALSGITRNPHDPARTAGGSSGGSAAAVAAGAGPLSIGTDGGGSVRIPAAFCGVVGLKPTHGRVPLFPPSPFGSIATAGPLARDAADTALLLDVIAGADWRDWSAGPAAGPVAPALADGVKGLRIAYSPSFGGQVAVHPEVAAAVRAAVTRLAGLGAYVEEADPDFADPVAAFHTLWFAGAARVVAALPTERRAALDPGLRETAEQGERYAARDYLAASEVRAVLGHRMARFHLTHDLLVTPALPITAFEAGAEVPKGSGLRRWTGWTPFTYPFNLTGQPALTVPVGTDRAGLPVGLQLVAARHRDDLVLRAAHALEG